In a genomic window of Flavobacterium crassostreae:
- a CDS encoding type II toxin-antitoxin system RelE/ParE family toxin: MGRQIIFYENHFINFFQKQDGKVQEKIKYVLELIKQVEKVPEKFLKHLTGTNGLYEIRIEYQSNIYRIFCCFDKGKLVVLFNGFQKKTQKTPKNELDKALILMNEYFQHKN; encoded by the coding sequence ATGGGCAGACAAATTATATTTTACGAAAATCATTTTATTAATTTCTTCCAAAAACAAGATGGAAAAGTCCAAGAGAAAATAAAATATGTTCTAGAGTTAATTAAACAAGTTGAAAAGGTTCCTGAGAAATTTTTAAAACATTTAACTGGAACAAATGGGCTTTATGAAATTAGAATTGAATATCAGTCAAATATTTATAGAATATTTTGCTGTTTTGACAAAGGAAAATTGGTTGTGCTTTTTAATGGTTTTCAAAAGAAAACTCAAAAAACGCCAAAAAATGAATTGGATAAAGCATTGATTTTAATGAATGAATATTTTCAACATAAAAACTAA
- a CDS encoding helix-turn-helix domain-containing protein, which yields MEKYKGITTFDQLIEVEHGKIGTESRNSYEEKTQMFIISEMLKDARKEAKITQEQLAEKTGTKKSYISRIENGKGNIQLSTLIRIFELGLNKRIGLTFL from the coding sequence ATGGAAAAATATAAAGGAATAACAACTTTTGACCAACTTATTGAGGTTGAACACGGAAAAATCGGAACTGAAAGTAGAAATAGTTACGAAGAAAAAACGCAGATGTTTATTATCAGTGAAATGCTGAAAGATGCTAGAAAAGAAGCAAAAATAACTCAAGAGCAATTAGCAGAAAAAACAGGAACTAAAAAAAGTTACATCTCGAGAATTGAAAACGGAAAAGGTAATATTCAACTTTCTACTTTAATTAGAATTTTTGAATTAGGACTAAATAAACGTATTGGGCTGACTTTTTTATAA
- a CDS encoding helix-turn-helix domain-containing protein, with product METPENQPVRRRNGKQVSFEYKLSVIQQINNGQISLNYASKKYAISKSTIEYWMKKLTNYEQTNKSISKDDEIRLLKNKIEDLEGIKAFQQEVIIEFESVTGEELSKKYLPDWLANEIQKKKKKLLK from the coding sequence ATGGAAACACCCGAAAATCAGCCCGTCCGAAGAAGAAACGGAAAACAAGTAAGTTTTGAATACAAACTTTCTGTAATTCAACAAATCAACAATGGACAAATTTCTTTAAATTACGCTTCTAAAAAATACGCTATTTCAAAAAGCACAATCGAATACTGGATGAAGAAACTAACCAATTACGAGCAAACCAATAAATCTATTAGCAAAGACGATGAAATTCGTTTGCTAAAAAATAAAATAGAAGATTTAGAGGGAATTAAAGCATTTCAACAAGAGGTAATCATTGAATTTGAGTCTGTTACTGGGGAGGAACTTTCAAAAAAGTACTTGCCCGATTGGTTAGCAAACGAAATTCAGAAAAAGAAGAAAAAGCTTTTAAAATAA
- a CDS encoding IS3 family transposase codes for MVSKRNSEKEEKAFKIKWIYESIGISKQAYYQRIESYKIKEIRNNIVIDLVLEIRERMPGTGTRKLLDHLKEKFVQHNIKMGRDALFDLLRVRGLFIKRTKRFHITTDSKHYFYKSPNLLYNLAITHAEQVFVADITYVKTDAGHAYLALVTDAYSRKIMGWSLENNMRVEMVKNALNMAYKNCIFNPKNIIHHSDRGIQYCCPDHSEFAENKGFILSTTHKYDPYENAIAERINGILKYEFGLKKTIKSIQIAKAMTKEAVEIYNNERTHWSLDLKTPQSVHLQYNKQKNKSYKKTKKIAI; via the coding sequence TTGGTTAGCAAACGAAATTCAGAAAAAGAAGAAAAAGCTTTTAAAATAAAATGGATTTACGAATCAATCGGGATTAGTAAACAAGCTTATTATCAAAGAATTGAATCCTATAAAATCAAAGAAATACGCAATAACATTGTGATTGATTTGGTCTTGGAAATACGCGAAAGAATGCCAGGAACAGGAACAAGAAAACTCTTAGATCACTTAAAAGAAAAGTTTGTTCAACATAACATAAAAATGGGCAGAGATGCGCTGTTTGATTTGCTCAGAGTTAGAGGTTTATTCATAAAGAGAACCAAACGTTTTCACATCACAACGGACTCTAAACACTATTTTTACAAGTCTCCTAACCTACTCTATAACTTAGCAATAACACACGCTGAACAAGTTTTTGTTGCAGATATAACTTATGTAAAAACCGATGCAGGACATGCTTATTTAGCCTTGGTTACAGATGCCTATTCTCGAAAAATAATGGGTTGGTCATTAGAGAACAATATGCGGGTAGAAATGGTTAAAAACGCACTTAATATGGCTTATAAAAATTGTATTTTTAATCCTAAAAACATCATTCATCATAGCGATAGAGGCATACAATATTGCTGTCCAGACCATAGTGAATTTGCTGAAAACAAGGGGTTTATATTAAGTACAACGCACAAATATGACCCTTACGAAAATGCAATTGCAGAGCGTATTAACGGAATTTTAAAATATGAATTTGGACTAAAAAAAACAATTAAATCCATTCAAATAGCAAAAGCAATGACCAAAGAAGCTGTAGAAATTTACAATAACGAAAGAACTCATTGGAGTTTAGACTTAAAAACACCACAATCTGTTCATTTACAATACAATAAACAGAAAAATAAATCTTATAAAAAGACAAAAAAAATTGCTATTTAA
- a CDS encoding carboxypeptidase-like regulatory domain-containing protein, with product MKYTIKIPKPCNENWSKMTPTERGMFCLNCRKEVINYQYYSDNQLLKSLNENEKICGRFSPNQIDKELSSLQTNRFRRIGLLLGFSSLFLSIPVYSQNEKSKTEIVENKTDDEPKQKSSDEYIEFYGKIMDKPRNDNENSYPIPGVNIVQKGTKNIVQSNFDGDFKIKIPIEDFKDKVVLVFSYIGMETKEEEVFKTKNNLKIEMILSDALMGEVVIFKYKKRNIFTRIENLFKKNTSH from the coding sequence ATGAAATATACAATTAAAATCCCTAAACCTTGTAATGAAAATTGGAGTAAAATGACTCCAACAGAACGAGGTATGTTTTGTTTAAATTGTAGAAAAGAAGTAATCAATTACCAATATTATTCCGACAATCAACTTTTAAAAAGTTTAAATGAAAATGAAAAAATTTGTGGAAGGTTTTCACCCAATCAGATTGATAAAGAGTTAAGCTCATTACAAACAAATCGTTTTCGTCGAATTGGATTACTACTTGGTTTTTCATCTTTGTTTTTATCAATACCTGTTTATTCACAAAATGAAAAGTCAAAAACAGAAATTGTTGAAAATAAAACAGATGATGAACCGAAACAAAAAAGCTCAGACGAATATATTGAGTTTTACGGTAAAATAATGGATAAACCTAGAAATGACAATGAGAATAGCTACCCTATTCCAGGAGTTAACATTGTTCAAAAAGGCACAAAAAATATTGTACAATCAAATTTTGATGGAGACTTTAAAATCAAAATTCCAATTGAAGATTTTAAAGATAAAGTTGTTCTTGTCTTTAGTTATATTGGAATGGAAACAAAAGAAGAAGAAGTTTTTAAAACAAAAAACAACTTAAAAATAGAAATGATTTTAAGTGATGCTTTAATGGGAGAAGTTGTAATTTTCAAATATAAAAAAAGAAATATTTTTACAAGAATTGAAAATCTATTCAAGAAGAATACCAGCCACTAA
- a CDS encoding DUF6705 family protein: MKKYIHFIVVLITITACNAQSPVYDISEPRRGKPQGTYYKDISSVLNGYDGTYLYTNGNTSLKIILKEKIKSYGYYYEDLIVGEFQFIKNGVELNNTLANMNVNYTDEDANHLITGNMILTGTELGCPDCSPTEKRLRLSFVDNKSPNIASIDIRKTIVNGKEALKVEIWWDGIGSRKEGETPIPASLHAGTYLMIKQ; this comes from the coding sequence ATGAAAAAATACATCCATTTTATAGTAGTACTAATTACAATAACGGCTTGTAATGCCCAAAGTCCGGTGTATGATATATCAGAACCTAGAAGAGGTAAGCCTCAAGGAACATATTACAAAGATATTAGTAGTGTACTCAATGGTTATGATGGTACTTACTTATACACCAACGGAAATACTTCTTTGAAAATCATTTTAAAAGAAAAAATAAAATCCTATGGCTACTATTATGAAGACCTTATAGTAGGAGAATTTCAATTTATAAAAAATGGTGTAGAACTCAACAATACACTGGCTAATATGAATGTAAACTATACTGACGAAGATGCAAATCATCTGATTACAGGTAATATGATTCTAACAGGAACTGAACTAGGATGTCCAGATTGTTCTCCTACAGAAAAACGACTTAGACTTAGTTTTGTAGATAACAAATCACCTAATATTGCGAGTATAGATATAAGAAAAACAATTGTAAATGGTAAAGAGGCTCTAAAAGTAGAAATTTGGTGGGACGGTATTGGTTCTCGCAAAGAGGGAGAAACACCTATTCCGGCAAGTTTGCACGCAGGTACCTATCTTATGATAAAACAATAA